CCAACTACGAGAACGAATTGCCGGCGTTGTACAAGAACCGCAGCGATGCCAAGCAGATTCGCTTTTTGTACGACACCATGCCGAGCGGCTTGGCGGTCATCGGCGGCACCTATGTCAGTTGGGGCGTCGGGTTCTTCGACTTCGACTGGGATGGCTGGCAAGACCTGCTCATTGTCAGCGGGCATGCCATCCGTTTCCCGATCAAATTGGATCGCCGGCAAAAACCGCAGTTACTGCGGAACGTCCAGGGACGGTTCCGTGTTATCACCCCCCAAGGGGGCAGCTACTGTCAGCAGCCCCATAACGCGCGAGGTGCGGCCTTTGGAGATTTGGACAACGACGGGCGCATTGATGTCGTGATTAGCCATCTCAACGAGCCGGTGTCTGTGCTGCGCAATGTTTATTCCGCTCCGGATCATCACTGGCTGGGTCTGCACCTTCAGGGTGCCAAGCATGCCGACATCGTGGGGACACGTGTCGTCCTCGAAACGGCCCAGGGGAAGCAAACCGCCTTTGTCAAAGGGGGAGCCAGTTATGCGAGCACGAATGACCCCCGCTTGCTCTTCGGACTTGGGCCAACCACCACCATCCAGAACCTGACCATTTACTGGCCTTCGGGCACAATCCAGAAAGTCACGGGATTGGAAGCGGATGCTTATTGGGCCATCACCGAAGGCGAAAGTGCACCCCGGCGGCGACACTATCCCACCTCGACATCATCCGCCTCCACCGCCTCGCCTCACGAATCCCAGAAGAACGAACCCTCCCTGACAAAAACAAACCTTCCATGACTGCTGACGATGTCATCCGCCTGCTGCAACTGGAACCGCACCCCACAGAAGGGGGGTACTTTCGCGAAACGTATCGTTCGGCGCTGCAACTGCCGTCAAGCATCTTGCCCGCGCATAGCGGGAGCCGTTCCTTGTCCACCGCCATTTATTACTTGCTGCGTCCAGGCCAGGTTTCCGAACTCCATCTGTTGCCCAGCGATGAGATTTTTCACTTCTACCTGGGCCAACCTGTGGGCATGCTGCAATTGCATCCCGACGGCAGCGGCCGGGAAATCATCCTGGGACAGGACCTGAACGCTGGCCAACTGCCGCAGGTCGTCGTTCCCGCTGGTGTATGGCAAGGCAGCCGTTTGCTCTCGGATAGCGGTTTCGCTTTGCTCGGCTGCACCGTCGCTCCAGGTTTTGACTACGCCGACTATCGCCGAGGTTCCCGTGCTGAGTTGATCCAGCGCTGGCCCGCCTTTGCTCAGATTATCACACTGTTGACTCCCAACGGCTGATCCTCAGCGATCGCTCCCTTGCTGGAGAAGAAACGTTATTGCCAGAGGGAAACGTTGCCCTCAGCCCGTCAACGTTCCGGAGTCCCTTGGTCCGCCCAGCGACGCTCCAGTACGAGCCGATCGTACCACGAGGGGAAGAACCACGACTCCGGCCACAGGCCGAGCAAACGGCAGTACAAGGGTGCCAGCCAATCGGGCAGGAAGCGAGCCAAGACGGAGGGGCCTGTTTCACCGAGATAAATGAGATCGCCGGGTTGGAGGGGAACATTGTACAGCGTAGGCAAGCCGTAGAGTGCGGAACGGACATCGCAACGAAACACCTGCGGGCGCTGGCCCTGAGCCACTCCGGGACGGACGACATAAATCTGACCCAGTTGCGTGCCCGGCGGCAGCCCTGAAATCCGCTTGAGGAAATCCAGGACGGTTTCGGGACCCTGATAGGGCACGATACGGAGCCGACCGCGGATTGGGCCATGCACGAAGAGGTATTGGCCTCGCGGTTCCACCAATCGCAGTTGGACAGCATCCGGCGGAATCTGTACGGACTGTGCCAGCAGGTCTCGGCTTTCGCTGACCGTCAAGCCTTCCACGCGCGGTTCCGCGGGCAGCCCCAAGGGCAAGCGTCCATCCAGACTCACGGCCACCAAGGCATCCCACTGCGGTTGGGTGTCAAAGCGGACTTCCACCACGTCGCCACAGGCTAAGCGGTAGTGCGGATGCGGTTCGATGGCCCGGACCGCCTGCGGCGCTTCCAGCCCCGGCCTTGGACAAGTTTGCCGCAAGAGCTGCTGCTCCGTACAGCCACTTCCCAAGATAAGCCACGCCGACAATAGGCTAGCTGTGCAGAGCAAACCCCTCTGCGCTGGCGCAACTGTCCATCTTCTGCCTTCCGTACATAAGGACACATATCGTTTTTCGGCCAATGCAAGGCCACATCTTCAGCAGAATCGGCCCAGCTTAGCATCGGTCCACCTCAAACCCTGTAGCCTTCTCGGCTACTCGCCGCCCCCGCAGAGGAAAGAGGCGGAGTCAGATTCCCCGGACCGCCGGCGGGTCAGAGAGGTGGACCGGAACGCGGGCGCCGTTCCCGCCACAAGAGGGTTTGGTAGCAGCGGCGGATGGCTGTGGTGTGCCGGCGCCAGTCGTCCCAGAAGGACTCCAGCCGGGGATAACCCAGGCGTCGGGCCAAGCGGGTCAACTCCGCCGGGTCCTCCGGCAGTTCGTTGAGCGGCCGGTCCGTAACAATGCGCAATCGGGCCTCGACCAGGCGGAGGAAGGAGTAGCCGGCGCGCAGAACGGCCAGTTCGCCCTCCGCCATCAGCCGCTGTTCTTCGAGTGCATCCAAAGCATCCCAGACATTCGGCTGGAGGATAGACGGATATTGCGCGCCATGCTTCATTTGCAGCAACTGGACCAGGAATTCCACATCCGCCAGGCCGCCGGGCGCCCGCTTGAGGTTCCTCGGACTGCCGTTGATTTCCAATTTGCGCCGCATGGCTTCCCAAGCGTCCAGGCTCTCGGCGGTCCACGGACGGGCAAAGAGAGCTTCGCGCAGCAAGGCGTGCATTGCTTGGCACAAAGGCGGCGGACCCCGGAGAACCCGCGCGCGGGTCAGAGCTTGGCGTTCCCAGTCTTGGCAATCGGACTGAGCAAAGTAACGCCGGAACTCGGAAAGCGGCAAGACGAGCGCGCCGGATTTGCCAGTGGGCCGGAGGCGCATATCGACCGCATAAAGCCGGCCCCAGGGTCCCATCTGGCTCGCCCGGCGAATGATCGCCCGCACCAGTTCGGTGAAATACACAGAGTTGGCTTGCCCTTCGGTCGTTTGTCCCTCCGCTTCGTACAGGAGCAGCAAATCCAGATCGCTGTGGTAACTGATCTCCCGGCCGCCGAGCTTGCCCAATCCCAAAAGCACGTAAGCGCAAGGCTCCGCCGCACCCCGGTCAGGGTGCAGGGGAATCCCCCAGCGGCGCTGCATCTGGGGTTCCACCAAATCGATAATCTGCAAGAGGATCGTCTCGGCCAGATCCGAGAGGGCGGCTGTCGTCTGCCGGATGGTGGATCGTCCTAAGAGGTCGCTGACGCCGATGCGGAGCAATTCCTTGTCCTGGAAGCTGTGCAAGATCGGTTCAGGGTCATCGGCTCCGCGGCACAGCTCGGCCAATTCCGCTCGCAATTCCGCGGCAGTCCGTGGTTGATTCAGGACGAGACTATCCAGCAGCTCGTCGATCATTCCCGGATTATTGATCAGCAGGCCCGAAAGAAAGGGGCTGCTGGCACAAAGCTCGACGTAAAGCTGCAAGCAGGCGGGATGCTGGCTGAACAACTCCCAGAGGACGGCCTTGGCCCCCAGCGAGGCAGACACCCGTTCCAGTTGGGTCAAGGCGTCATCGGGATCGGGAGTATCTGCGACGGCGGCGAGCAGGCGGGGTGCAATGCTGGCGAGAAAGTGCCGACAGCGGCGGGAGGACAAAAAGGGTACGGACTCCCGCGCCAACTGCGTCAAGTTCAGATACGCACGGGGAATATCCCGGAACCGATAACGGCTCAGGACCGCCTGGATCATTTCCACTTCGGGTTCGGGGTCGAGGATCAGATCGCTTTCCGGCTCGGCTTTATCCCCCGCGTCGGCGAAAGTCTGATGCAATAGGTGATTGAGAATGGTGCGGGTCAAACTTGTCTTGTCCTGCAAATCTTTGAGAAAGCGATCGAGAGGATCGACGAGGAGAGCGGAGGTATTGAGCGAGGGGAGGGGAGGCTCTTCGTCGAGGGGTGAGCGCCGTTGCGGCGCATGACCGGCTTCGGTCGGTGAAAGGGTGCGTGAGCCTGAGAGTGTGAGCGATCCCAGTGAACGATGGGGTGAGGCGGCATATCCCAGGCGTAGGGCCAATTGCCGCAAGCGCTCGGTATCGGCGGGCAAGGTGTGGGTTTGCAGGTCGCAGAGCAACTGAAGGCGATGTTCGGTGGTGCGGAGGAAGCGGTAGGCGTCGGCGAGCAAATAGGTCTCCTGGGGAGTGAGGCAGCCCGCGATTTCCAGGGCTTCCAGAGCCAGGAGGGTGTTGCGCTGTCGGACGGCGGGCAAGTCTCCGCCATTGAGCAACTGGAGGAACTGCACCGTGTATTCGATGTCCCGGATGCCTCCTGGCCCATGCTTAATATCTCTGGGAAAATCTCCTTCCCCCCGGCGGCGTGCTGCCCGTTCCTCCATGCGGCGCTTGAGGGCTTTGACCTCGTTGATCTCCGCGAAACTGAGATATTGCCGATAAACAAACGGCTCCAGGGCGGCCTGGACCTCCCGGCCCAAGGCGGCATCGCCAGCCACCGGGCGGAGTTTGATCAATGCCTGGCGCTCCCACGTCCGCCCCATCGTGTCGTAATAATGCAGAGTGCTTCGCAGGCTCCGCGCCAAAGGACCGCGTTGCCCCTCTGGACGCAAGCGCAGATCGACACGATAAGCGACACCCTCCTCGGTATGACTCGACACGAGGCGCACCAACTCGGCGACAATCCGGGAAAAACACTCGCTGTTCGTGATCCCCGGCCGGCGCCCGCTTGTGGTTCCCTCATGGTCATACACCACGATCAGGTCAATGTCGCTGGAGTAATTCAGCTCTTCTCCGCCGAGTTTTCCCAGGGCCAATACGGCCAGCCGAGCCGGAGAGCCGTCCGGAGCGGTTGGAACGCCGAAACGTGCGGTGATCGTGCGGTAGGCATGCTGCAAGGCGGCTGCGATCAAGGCCTCGGCCACGCGCGACAGTTCCCGTGTGATCTCTTCCAGGGAACGCTGGCGGATGATGTCGTTGATCCCAATCCGCAGCAGATGGCGGTGGCGGAAGCGGCGAAGAGCCTGTAACACGGAGACATCATCTGGGGCCAAGCGAATTTCACTTTGCAGCTCGGCGAGAAGTTCTGCGGTGGTAGGGACACTGCGGGGGGGATGGCGGATCGCCTCTAGCCATTCGGGATAGCGGGCGAGGGTGTCAGCAAAAAACTGGGACACTCCGAGGAGTTGCACCAGGATTTCCAATCCTTTCCCACGTCCTTCGAGGAGGTGTGCCCAGCGCTCCTGCATGCCCGGCCGGCTGGCCAAGCGCTCCAGGTGATTCAACGCCATGTCCGCGTCGGGGCAGTGAGGCAGGAAACGCCGCAAGAGAGCACAGAGTTGCGGCCAGTGTTCCTCTCCAAGGTGGTGGGCCAATCCCGCAAGGTTCCGCCGGCCCCGTTCCGGGTCGCGGAGGAATTTCAAAAGTACCTCGTCTGCCGCGCTTGGCATGACAACTCAGTATCCGTGAAAGGGATGTGCTCGTGAAGACCCCCGGCCCTTCATGTCATTGGCTCATGAGCTAACGGAACCTGCTCCGCTGATTCGGCCCAATTCCTGTCGATACAGTTCATAGTCCCGCGCACCGAAGGTGCAGAAAATGAGGCGCTCGCAGGCGTCGTGCCGCTCCAATTCTTCCAGAACAGTGCGTACAGCGATCGGGCAGGCTTCTTCGGGCGGATAACCGTAAGCTCCGGTACTGATCGCCGGAAAAGCAATCGAGCGTAAGCCATGCTGCCGTAACAAAGCGAGGGAGTTGCGATAGCAGGCGGCCAGGCGCTCGGCTGCTTCCGCCGGCGTCCACTCACGGTACACCGGCCCCACGGTGTGGATGACATAGCGGGCCGGGAGTTGTCCGCCGCCGGTGATCACAGCCTCGCCCGCGGCCAAGGGCCGCCCGCCCCGCTGCTCCATGATCTGTCGGCATTCCTGAAGGATGGTTGGCCCACCGGCACGATGGATCGCTCCGTCCACCCCGCCCCCGCCCGCCAGCCACGGATTGGCAGCGTTCACAATCGCGTCCACCGCCAACTGCGTGATGTCGCCTTGCACAACCTCCACGCGGCACCCATTCCTGGTCAACTCTGTTGCCACCATGCTTCTCTCCTCACTCCCGCTGACTTTGCCTGGGCGGATGTGGGTACAATGTCATCCCCACCCAAATGCCCTAGATGAAACTCCCAGGACGCTGCCCACTTTAGCTCACCTTCCACCTCGGCTCACTTTCATTATGGTGTGTCTCTCTCTCAGAGGGCAATCATTCCCGCTGCCAGAGGATGAACCAGATTTGTCAGGTGGCTAAGACGGATATGCCAGCGGAATCACCAGACAAGCATGCCGCGGAGCCTCCAGATAAGGAGGGGCCTTAAAGGCTGGAGAAAGAGTTCCTCCGGCGTGCCCTGAGTATGTCAAAGCCAGAGCAACTTCCAGCGCGAGAGTGGATGAGCCATTCTGATGGCGGGCGGCGTTCATCGAACTGTTGGACTGATGAGGATAACGGAGGCGGGATTTAGGGGTTGAGTGGCAGCCAACCCTCGCGCAGGCGGCCTTCGCGGATGACGTAGTATTTCAAGGGAAGGAAGGCGGCGAAGTCTTTGTGCTGCAACACGAAGGCGATGTTATCGTGGTTAAGGATTTCCCAGGTGTGCAAACCGACGAGGATATCGCCCCGTTGCAGGCCGGCAATGGCAGCGGCGCTTTGCGGCGCCACCTCGCTGATGAGCATGCCGCCGCGTAGCTGCGGATTGGCCCGGCTGACGGCATCCGCTCCGACCGCGATGAGCCGCAGGCCTAACTTCCGCCACACCAACTCCGCCGAGCCTGCGGGCACCACTCGCGCAGGTCCCAGGGGCAACACGGCTTCGACCGCCTCATTCCCACGCCGGAGCTTGACCGAAACCGCTGCTGTGCCGCCGAGATCGAGGAGGGCACGCTCCAGGTCCATCGAGGTGAAAACCGTCACATCCCCGATTTTCTCAACGACGTCACCCACTTTGGCTACACTCTGGGCAGCGGAGGACCCCGCCTCGATGGCTTCGATGACGACCTTGCGGCGGACGGGACTGTCCAATTCTTCCCGCTCTGCGACATCCCGCACGACCCAACCGTGCCGCCACGCCCGGCGGCGCGCCAGCATCTCGGCTGTCCGTCCGATGACCTGATCCACGGGCAACGCAAAACCGATATTTTGGGCACCCGCGCGAATGGCGACATTCACTCCGACTACCTCTCCCAGCAGATTCAGAAGCGGTCCGCCGGAGTTGCCCGGATTGATCGGAGCGCTCGTTTGGATCAAGCCCCGATATCCCATCTCCTTGTTCAAAGTGACATCGCGTCCCTTGTAGGAGACGCGGCCATCGGTGATAGAGTGCTCATAGCCATAGGCATTGCCGATCGCAATGACGGCTTCACCCACCATGAGGTCGGCAGAGGTTCCCCAAACGAGTAGCGGCAGGGGTTTCTGGGGATCGATCTTGATGATCGCCAGGTCAGCTTCCTTATCCACGGCGAAGATGCGGGCCGAGTAGCCGCTGCCATCGCACAAGCGGACCCGCAGGGTCTGCACATCATCCACCACGTGAAAATTGGTCAGGATGTAACCCCGCGGATCGAGGACAATTCCCGTACCCATGCCATTGACCCGCTGGGGCTGAACGTGCAAACGGAAGGGGTCCTCCCCCGCCGGCACTACTGTCCGCTCACTGTGAATGTTGACGACGGCGCCTTTCACTTTCTCGTAAACGGCCACCACTGGGTCGCGGCGTTGGCTGTACAGCCGTGTGCTATCCCGGCGTTTCAGGCTGCTGCTCGATGCTTCTTCCCCTAGCAGAGAAACTCCGTTCCCTCCCAGAAGGACCACCAGCACCAGCAGCGTCCCTACCCCACGAAGCAGTCCGTTGTTCGATCGGTTTCGGCTTCCTCGTCGGCTGGTGCTCACGGTTTACTCCCCCCGCTTGGCGGATTGGCTTCCCGTCCGCCGCCTTTTCACAGGCCAGCGTCTCGGAAGCAGCTCAGCATCTCTCAAGTCGGTCCGGGGGCGGGAAAGGCTCCATCGCCAGGGACTTCCTGAGAATCTGGAGGAGAGGAAACGCATGCAATTGCACCAGCAAAGCCTACAGCAACGACTGGTACGATTGGCCATTTTGCACGATCGTAACGAACGGATGGACGATACCAGGCTCCGCTCCCTACTCTTCGGAATGCCGGGCCCAAAACAGGCAGCTTCGGAGGGGGAATATCATAACCCCAGAGGGCGGCGAGCCGATACATCCGTCGATCCCA
This Thermogemmata fonticola DNA region includes the following protein-coding sequences:
- the glnE gene encoding bifunctional [glutamate--ammonia ligase]-adenylyl-L-tyrosine phosphorylase/[glutamate--ammonia-ligase] adenylyltransferase, with protein sequence MPSAADEVLLKFLRDPERGRRNLAGLAHHLGEEHWPQLCALLRRFLPHCPDADMALNHLERLASRPGMQERWAHLLEGRGKGLEILVQLLGVSQFFADTLARYPEWLEAIRHPPRSVPTTAELLAELQSEIRLAPDDVSVLQALRRFRHRHLLRIGINDIIRQRSLEEITRELSRVAEALIAAALQHAYRTITARFGVPTAPDGSPARLAVLALGKLGGEELNYSSDIDLIVVYDHEGTTSGRRPGITNSECFSRIVAELVRLVSSHTEEGVAYRVDLRLRPEGQRGPLARSLRSTLHYYDTMGRTWERQALIKLRPVAGDAALGREVQAALEPFVYRQYLSFAEINEVKALKRRMEERAARRRGEGDFPRDIKHGPGGIRDIEYTVQFLQLLNGGDLPAVRQRNTLLALEALEIAGCLTPQETYLLADAYRFLRTTEHRLQLLCDLQTHTLPADTERLRQLALRLGYAASPHRSLGSLTLSGSRTLSPTEAGHAPQRRSPLDEEPPLPSLNTSALLVDPLDRFLKDLQDKTSLTRTILNHLLHQTFADAGDKAEPESDLILDPEPEVEMIQAVLSRYRFRDIPRAYLNLTQLARESVPFLSSRRCRHFLASIAPRLLAAVADTPDPDDALTQLERVSASLGAKAVLWELFSQHPACLQLYVELCASSPFLSGLLINNPGMIDELLDSLVLNQPRTAAELRAELAELCRGADDPEPILHSFQDKELLRIGVSDLLGRSTIRQTTAALSDLAETILLQIIDLVEPQMQRRWGIPLHPDRGAAEPCAYVLLGLGKLGGREISYHSDLDLLLLYEAEGQTTEGQANSVYFTELVRAIIRRASQMGPWGRLYAVDMRLRPTGKSGALVLPLSEFRRYFAQSDCQDWERQALTRARVLRGPPPLCQAMHALLREALFARPWTAESLDAWEAMRRKLEINGSPRNLKRAPGGLADVEFLVQLLQMKHGAQYPSILQPNVWDALDALEEQRLMAEGELAVLRAGYSFLRLVEARLRIVTDRPLNELPEDPAELTRLARRLGYPRLESFWDDWRRHTTAIRRCYQTLLWRERRPRSGPPL
- a CDS encoding polysaccharide biosynthesis/export family protein, with the translated sequence MRQTCPRPGLEAPQAVRAIEPHPHYRLACGDVVEVRFDTQPQWDALVAVSLDGRLPLGLPAEPRVEGLTVSESRDLLAQSVQIPPDAVQLRLVEPRGQYLFVHGPIRGRLRIVPYQGPETVLDFLKRISGLPPGTQLGQIYVVRPGVAQGQRPQVFRCDVRSALYGLPTLYNVPLQPGDLIYLGETGPSVLARFLPDWLAPLYCRLLGLWPESWFFPSWYDRLVLERRWADQGTPER
- a CDS encoding O-acetyl-ADP-ribose deacetylase yields the protein MVATELTRNGCRVEVVQGDITQLAVDAIVNAANPWLAGGGGVDGAIHRAGGPTILQECRQIMEQRGGRPLAAGEAVITGGGQLPARYVIHTVGPVYREWTPAEAAERLAACYRNSLALLRQHGLRSIAFPAISTGAYGYPPEEACPIAVRTVLEELERHDACERLIFCTFGARDYELYRQELGRISGAGSVSS
- a CDS encoding cupin domain-containing protein, whose amino-acid sequence is MTADDVIRLLQLEPHPTEGGYFRETYRSALQLPSSILPAHSGSRSLSTAIYYLLRPGQVSELHLLPSDEIFHFYLGQPVGMLQLHPDGSGREIILGQDLNAGQLPQVVVPAGVWQGSRLLSDSGFALLGCTVAPGFDYADYRRGSRAELIQRWPAFAQIITLLTPNG
- a CDS encoding trypsin-like peptidase domain-containing protein translates to MSTSRRGSRNRSNNGLLRGVGTLLVLVVLLGGNGVSLLGEEASSSSLKRRDSTRLYSQRRDPVVAVYEKVKGAVVNIHSERTVVPAGEDPFRLHVQPQRVNGMGTGIVLDPRGYILTNFHVVDDVQTLRVRLCDGSGYSARIFAVDKEADLAIIKIDPQKPLPLLVWGTSADLMVGEAVIAIGNAYGYEHSITDGRVSYKGRDVTLNKEMGYRGLIQTSAPINPGNSGGPLLNLLGEVVGVNVAIRAGAQNIGFALPVDQVIGRTAEMLARRRAWRHGWVVRDVAEREELDSPVRRKVVIEAIEAGSSAAQSVAKVGDVVEKIGDVTVFTSMDLERALLDLGGTAAVSVKLRRGNEAVEAVLPLGPARVVPAGSAELVWRKLGLRLIAVGADAVSRANPQLRGGMLISEVAPQSAAAIAGLQRGDILVGLHTWEILNHDNIAFVLQHKDFAAFLPLKYYVIREGRLREGWLPLNP